In a single window of the Drosophila albomicans strain 15112-1751.03 chromosome 3, ASM965048v2, whole genome shotgun sequence genome:
- the LOC117571850 gene encoding probable ATP-dependent RNA helicase Dbp45A, with translation MQRKEPNPFIKVGLRPWLAKQLLRLGLKGATPIQENCIPAILDGKDCIGAAKTGSGKTFAFALPILEKLSEEPVSHFALVLTPTHELAYQISEQFLVAGQPMGVRVCVVSGGTDQMIESQKLMQRPHIVVAMPGRLADHLTGCTTFSFDNLKYLVVDEADRMLNGDFDESLAIIESCLPKTRQNLFFSATMKDFIKESSIFPIAKDCLEWSQDSDVATVETLDQRYLLCADYDRDMVLIESLRKYREQHEHANVMIFTNTKKYCQLLSMTLASMEIENVCLHGFMRQKERVAALSRFKSNQVRTLIATDVAARGLDIPSVQLVINHMLPRTPKEYIHRVGRTARAGRNGLAISIFRFPRDMELLAAIEAEINTKLTEHPIDQRMVERIFMQVNVTRRESEMQLDNNDFDERAQNYRRKTWIMEGKDPDQMEALYRKKQKDKLREIRRKRKQQQAESAASEETKTMLLDERFKSVDSARFEKKFKKRSTKETEADGSKSKTLTKQFKAKAPAKTTSTSKVKQTANAKRKAKVKR, from the exons ATGCAGAGAAAGGAACCGAATCCCTTCATAAAAGTTGGCTTGCGTCCTTGGCTAgccaagcagctgctgcgacTAG GCCTCAAGGGAGCTACACCCATACAAGAAAATTGCATACCAGCGATTTTAGATGGCAAGGATTGCATTGGAGCAGCAAAGACTGGATCTGGCAAAACGTTTGCGTTTGCCTTACCCATTTTGGAGAAACTAAGCGAAGAGCCTGTCAGTCATTTTGCCTTAGTGCTAACGCCCACACATGAACTGGCGTATCAAATATCCGAGCAGTTTCTGGTGGCTGGTCAACCAATGGGTGTCCGAGTTTGCGTTGTCTCTGGCGGCACCGATCAGATGATCGAGAGCCAGAAGCTGATGCAACGACCACACATTGTTGTGGCGATGCCAGGTCGCTTGGCAGATCATCTGACTGGCTGCACTACGTTTTCATTTGATAACTTGAAGTATCTCGTGGTGGATGAAGCGGATCGCATGCTGAATGGTGATTTTGATGAGAGCTTGGCCATCATCGAAAGTTGCCTCCCAAAGACACGTCAGAACTTGTTCTTCTCGGCCACCATGAAGGACTTTATCAAAGAGTCTAGCATATTTCCCATAGCCAAGGAT TGCTTAGAATGGTCCCAGGATTCGGATGTGGCCACCGTGGAGACGCTCGATCAACGTTATTTGCTGTGCGCTGATTATGATCGCGATATGGTGCTCATTGAATCTCTACGCAAATATCGCGAACAACATGAACACGCAAATGTTATGATTTTTACAAACACAAAGAA GTACTGTCAACTGTTGTCTATGACCTTGGCCAGCATGGAGATTGAGAATGTTTGCTTGCATGGTTTCATGCGGCAAAAGGAACGTGTCGCAGCTTTGAGTCGCTTCAAATCGAATCAAGTGCGCACCCTAATAGCCACAGATGTCGCCGCACGCGGTCTTGACATACCTAGTGTGCAGCTGGTGATCAACCATATGCTGCCACGCACCCCAAAGGAATATATACATCGAGTGGGACGCACTGCACGAGCCGGACGCAATGGATTGGCCATATCGATATTCCGGTTTCCCCGTGATATGGAATTGCTGGCTGCAATCGAGGCCGAGATCAATACAAAGCTAACTGAACATCCCATTGATC AGCGCATGGTGGAGCGCATATTCATGCAAGTGAATGTCACAAGACGCGAGTCGGAGATGCAGCTGGATAACAACGATTTTGATGAGCGTGCTCAAAACTACAGACGTAAAACGTGGATAATGGAGGGCAAGGATCCTGACCAAATGGAGGCACT CTATCGCAAGAAACAAAAGGATAAACTGCGGGAAATACGACGCAAGCGTAAACAACAGCAAGCTGAGTCCGCAGCCAGTGAGGAAACCAAGACAATGTTATTGGATGAGCGTTTTAAGTCTGTGGATAGTGCGCGCTTTGAAAAGAAGTTCAAAAAGCGTTCGACAAAGGAAACAGAAGCTGACGGCAGCAAATCGAAAACGCTAACAAAACAGTTTAAAGCAAAAGCACCAGCCAAGACGACATCGACATCAAAAGTAAAGCAGACTGCGAATGCGAAGCGCAAGGCGAAAGTAAAGAGATAA
- the LOC117571853 gene encoding NAD kinase 2, mitochondrial isoform X2 produces the protein MLKTKQLLKQIAKEYSNFAPANFELKRALVVTKLSRYEVEQLRHPQLSREQLDQKLRDRGTDVEMLLYLHNLHKDFERRIVQSFENVGCEVKMSSRSSLSKDVMSWADVIVPVGGDGTFLLSANRASPLFALSQQKTPIVGFNSDPKHSEGRLMLPKQYSENPAEAVERIKNGDFKWIHRSRIRTTLLGSNGTIPESTDLFRHTAVKMEQVTTSPELLDKQMSAKYKAKMKRVLPYLALNEVFIGENLSARVSHLQLVLNHQDVVNKTKCSGLCVSTGTGSTSWHTSINRITSCDVGDLLRSLPNANSPDMVEMLENVDSIAHGYNQGLLFAPDDPRICYSIREQICVGVWPSPKTFKSRDFVQSVFIESHCIDANLVIDGSISYPFNDGAKVLLETYPEDALLTINLD, from the exons ATGTTGAAAACGAAGCAATTGctaaaacaaattgccaaaG AATATTCCAACTTTGCACCCGCGAATTTCGAGCTAAAGCGTGCGCTGGTCGTCACGAAACTCTCGCGTTATGAGGTCGAGCAACTGCGTCATCCGCAACTGTCGCGGGAACAATTGGATCAGAAGCTGCGCGATCGGGGCACCGACGTTGAAATGCTGCTCTATTTGCACAATCTCCACAAGGACTTTGAGCGTCGCATTGTGCAGAGCTTTGAGAATGTGGGATGCGAGGTTAAAATGTCCAGCAG AAGCTCTCTGAGCAAGGATGTCATGAGCTGGGCAGATGTCATCGTGCCTGTTGGTGGCGATGGCACCTTTCTGCTCTCGGCCAATCGGGCCAGTCCATTGTTTGCGCTCAGTCAGCAGAAGACGCCAATAGTGGGATTCAATTCGGACCCCAAGCACTCAGAGGGTCGCCTCATGTTGCCCAAACAGTACTCTGAGAATCCCGCCGAGGCGGTCGAGCGCATCAAGAAC GGTGACTTCAAGTGGATACATCGCTCGCGCATTCGCACCACGCTCCTGGGCAGCAATGGCACAATTCCTGAGTCAACGGATTTGTTTCGCCACACGGCTGTCAAAATGGAACAGGTGACAACATCGCCGGAACTGCTCGATAAGCAAATGTCTGCCAAATACAAGGCCAAAATGAAACGAGTGCTTCCCTATCTGGCACTCAACGAG GTTTTTATTGGGGAAAATCTGTCGGCGCGAGTGTCACATTTGCAGCTGGTGCTGAACCATCAGGATGTGGTTAACAAAACAAAGTGCTCTGGTTTGTGCGTGAGCACTGGAACAGGATCCACATCGTGGCACACAAGCATCAATCGCATCACCAGCTGTGATGTTGGTGATCTATTGCGATCGTTGCCCAATGCAAATTCGCCGGATATGGTCGAAATGCTGGAGAATGTGGATAGTATTGCGCATGGTTATAATCAAGGATTGCTCTTTGCTCCTGATGATCCGCGTATCTGCTACTCGATTCGCGAACAAATCTGTGTTGGTGTCTGGCCATCTCCGAAAACGTTCAAATCGCGCGATTTCGTGCAGAGCGTATTCATCGAGTCGCATTGCATTGATGCCA ATCTAGTGATTGATGGCAGCATTTCGTACCCGTTTAACGATGGTGCCAAAGTGCTGCTGGAAACCTATCCCGAGGATGCGCTGCTAACAATTAATTTAGACTGA
- the LOC117571853 gene encoding NAD kinase 2, mitochondrial isoform X3, with translation MLKTKQLLKQIAKEYSNFAPANFELKRALVVTKLSRYEVEQLRHPQLSREQLDQKLRDRGTDVEMLLYLHNLHKDFERRIVQSFENVGCEVKMSSSSLSKDVMSWADVIVPVGGDGTFLLSANRASPLFALSQQKTPIVGFNSDPKHSEGRLMLPKQYSENPAEAVERIKNGDFKWIHRSRIRTTLLGSNGTIPESTDLFRHTAVKMEQVTTSPELLDKQMSAKYKAKMKRVLPYLALNEVFIGENLSARVSHLQLVLNHQDVVNKTKCSGLCVSTGTGSTSWHTSINRITSCDVGDLLRSLPNANSPDMVEMLENVDSIAHGYNQGLLFAPDDPRICYSIREQICVGVWPSPKTFKSRDFVQSVFIESHCIDANLVIDGSISYPFNDGAKVLLETYPEDALLTINLD, from the exons ATGTTGAAAACGAAGCAATTGctaaaacaaattgccaaaG AATATTCCAACTTTGCACCCGCGAATTTCGAGCTAAAGCGTGCGCTGGTCGTCACGAAACTCTCGCGTTATGAGGTCGAGCAACTGCGTCATCCGCAACTGTCGCGGGAACAATTGGATCAGAAGCTGCGCGATCGGGGCACCGACGTTGAAATGCTGCTCTATTTGCACAATCTCCACAAGGACTTTGAGCGTCGCATTGTGCAGAGCTTTGAGAATGTGGGATGCGAGGTTAAAATGTCCAGCAG CTCTCTGAGCAAGGATGTCATGAGCTGGGCAGATGTCATCGTGCCTGTTGGTGGCGATGGCACCTTTCTGCTCTCGGCCAATCGGGCCAGTCCATTGTTTGCGCTCAGTCAGCAGAAGACGCCAATAGTGGGATTCAATTCGGACCCCAAGCACTCAGAGGGTCGCCTCATGTTGCCCAAACAGTACTCTGAGAATCCCGCCGAGGCGGTCGAGCGCATCAAGAAC GGTGACTTCAAGTGGATACATCGCTCGCGCATTCGCACCACGCTCCTGGGCAGCAATGGCACAATTCCTGAGTCAACGGATTTGTTTCGCCACACGGCTGTCAAAATGGAACAGGTGACAACATCGCCGGAACTGCTCGATAAGCAAATGTCTGCCAAATACAAGGCCAAAATGAAACGAGTGCTTCCCTATCTGGCACTCAACGAG GTTTTTATTGGGGAAAATCTGTCGGCGCGAGTGTCACATTTGCAGCTGGTGCTGAACCATCAGGATGTGGTTAACAAAACAAAGTGCTCTGGTTTGTGCGTGAGCACTGGAACAGGATCCACATCGTGGCACACAAGCATCAATCGCATCACCAGCTGTGATGTTGGTGATCTATTGCGATCGTTGCCCAATGCAAATTCGCCGGATATGGTCGAAATGCTGGAGAATGTGGATAGTATTGCGCATGGTTATAATCAAGGATTGCTCTTTGCTCCTGATGATCCGCGTATCTGCTACTCGATTCGCGAACAAATCTGTGTTGGTGTCTGGCCATCTCCGAAAACGTTCAAATCGCGCGATTTCGTGCAGAGCGTATTCATCGAGTCGCATTGCATTGATGCCA ATCTAGTGATTGATGGCAGCATTTCGTACCCGTTTAACGATGGTGCCAAAGTGCTGCTGGAAACCTATCCCGAGGATGCGCTGCTAACAATTAATTTAGACTGA
- the LOC117571853 gene encoding NAD kinase 2, mitochondrial isoform X1, protein MLKTKQLLKQIAKEYSNFAPANFELKRALVVTKLSRYEVEQLRHPQLSREQLDQKLRDRGTDVEMLLYLHNLHKDFERRIVQSFENVGCEVKMSSRLEFRSSLSKDVMSWADVIVPVGGDGTFLLSANRASPLFALSQQKTPIVGFNSDPKHSEGRLMLPKQYSENPAEAVERIKNGDFKWIHRSRIRTTLLGSNGTIPESTDLFRHTAVKMEQVTTSPELLDKQMSAKYKAKMKRVLPYLALNEVFIGENLSARVSHLQLVLNHQDVVNKTKCSGLCVSTGTGSTSWHTSINRITSCDVGDLLRSLPNANSPDMVEMLENVDSIAHGYNQGLLFAPDDPRICYSIREQICVGVWPSPKTFKSRDFVQSVFIESHCIDANLVIDGSISYPFNDGAKVLLETYPEDALLTINLD, encoded by the exons ATGTTGAAAACGAAGCAATTGctaaaacaaattgccaaaG AATATTCCAACTTTGCACCCGCGAATTTCGAGCTAAAGCGTGCGCTGGTCGTCACGAAACTCTCGCGTTATGAGGTCGAGCAACTGCGTCATCCGCAACTGTCGCGGGAACAATTGGATCAGAAGCTGCGCGATCGGGGCACCGACGTTGAAATGCTGCTCTATTTGCACAATCTCCACAAGGACTTTGAGCGTCGCATTGTGCAGAGCTTTGAGAATGTGGGATGCGAGGTTAAAATGTCCAGCAG ACTTGAATTTAGAAGCTCTCTGAGCAAGGATGTCATGAGCTGGGCAGATGTCATCGTGCCTGTTGGTGGCGATGGCACCTTTCTGCTCTCGGCCAATCGGGCCAGTCCATTGTTTGCGCTCAGTCAGCAGAAGACGCCAATAGTGGGATTCAATTCGGACCCCAAGCACTCAGAGGGTCGCCTCATGTTGCCCAAACAGTACTCTGAGAATCCCGCCGAGGCGGTCGAGCGCATCAAGAAC GGTGACTTCAAGTGGATACATCGCTCGCGCATTCGCACCACGCTCCTGGGCAGCAATGGCACAATTCCTGAGTCAACGGATTTGTTTCGCCACACGGCTGTCAAAATGGAACAGGTGACAACATCGCCGGAACTGCTCGATAAGCAAATGTCTGCCAAATACAAGGCCAAAATGAAACGAGTGCTTCCCTATCTGGCACTCAACGAG GTTTTTATTGGGGAAAATCTGTCGGCGCGAGTGTCACATTTGCAGCTGGTGCTGAACCATCAGGATGTGGTTAACAAAACAAAGTGCTCTGGTTTGTGCGTGAGCACTGGAACAGGATCCACATCGTGGCACACAAGCATCAATCGCATCACCAGCTGTGATGTTGGTGATCTATTGCGATCGTTGCCCAATGCAAATTCGCCGGATATGGTCGAAATGCTGGAGAATGTGGATAGTATTGCGCATGGTTATAATCAAGGATTGCTCTTTGCTCCTGATGATCCGCGTATCTGCTACTCGATTCGCGAACAAATCTGTGTTGGTGTCTGGCCATCTCCGAAAACGTTCAAATCGCGCGATTTCGTGCAGAGCGTATTCATCGAGTCGCATTGCATTGATGCCA ATCTAGTGATTGATGGCAGCATTTCGTACCCGTTTAACGATGGTGCCAAAGTGCTGCTGGAAACCTATCCCGAGGATGCGCTGCTAACAATTAATTTAGACTGA
- the LOC117567453 gene encoding probable cyclin-dependent serine/threonine-protein kinase DDB_G0292550 isoform X2, which produces MTSFNTAAVSMNLDEYYDHFVVPKPEIPKIYPGCSGQTKKRQAAHLQSYKDNDAANDEDDGDDDELELEQTTSIDDEFDSSIQDSTNNQIDYETNEFNQLYEDDNSQKNTEQSTTPATSEASVGSGQQRGQATNNMNRPPGAASIDLNETDGGGNLRAKQRKSKRFVPFNNNNRNRIPVQQRLGTKNHREQFLMRNGSNALFNNHNIDNYNGGLSNAFNHNNNYNNNNANFNINSGNYDNNNNANYNPNMFNSNMNNSNYNNGYNPQQQISINSSNDLQHSLQASREMPNLNSLQTTREMPNLVRFNPVNDNPFYSSLIIERNFENSNLLNSLMNPANQISNNNMQNRLGPQYQARTANDFALGNIREQTNGNTQTRFVPNNSLRLADLVNMDRNTFANMTVAKNAIMLLRTTEQHSADKLINKDK; this is translated from the exons ATGACTTCGTTCAACACTGCTGCTGTGTCTATGAATTTAg ATGAATATTACGATCATTTTGTGGTTCCCAAGCCGGAAATTCCCAAAATCTATCCGGGCTGTTctgggcaaacaaaaaaacgacaGGCAGCTCATTTGCAATCCTATAAGGATAATGACGCAGCAAACGATGAAGACGATGGTGATGACGACGAATTGGAATTAGAGCAGACCACATCGATCGATGATGAGTTTGATTCGTCAATTCAGGACTCGACTAATAATCAAATTGACTACGAGACCAAtgaatttaatcaattatacGAAGACGACAATAGCCAAAAGAATACTGAGCAAAGTACCACTCCAGCAACGTCTGAAGCATCTGTTGGATCTGGTCAGCAGCGAGGCCAAGCCACCAATAATATGAATAGACCGCCTGGTGCGGCTTCTATAGATCTCAACGAAACAGATGGAGGCGGAAATCTTCGTGCTAAACAACGAAAAAGTAAACGGTTTGTGccttttaacaataataatcgcAACAGGATTCCTGTTCAACAGCGATTGGGAACCAAAAATCATCGCGAACAGTTCCTAATGCGCAACGGATCGAATGCATTATTCAACAATCACAATATTGACAATTACAATGGAGGCctttcaaatgcatttaaccataacaacaactataataataataatgccaaCTTTAACATAAATAGTGGCaattatgataataataacaatgcgAACTATAATCCAAACATGTTCAATAGCAACATGAATAATTCAAACTATAATAATGGATATAATCCGCAACAACAGATATCCATTAATTCGAGCAATGATTTGCAACATTCACTACAAGCTTCTAGAGAGATGCCAAATTTG AATTCACTGCAAACTACTAGAGAGATGCCAAATTTGGTGCGTTTCAACCCTGTTAATGATAATCCGTTTTATAGTTCATTGATTATTGAACGCAACTTTGAAAATTCGAATTTGTTGAATTCGTTGATGAATCCAGCCAATCAAATTtccaataataatatgcaaaatcGCTTGGGCCCTCAATATCAAGCTCGCACAGCGAATGATTTTGCTTTGGGTAATATTCGTGAGCAAACAAATGGCAATACCCAAACCAGATTCGTACCTAATAATTCTTTGCGCTTAGCCGACTTGGTGAATATGGACAGAAACACCTTTGCAAACATGACAGTGGCCAAAAATGCAATCATGTTGCTAAGGACAACGGAACAACATTCAGCAGACAAGCTCATTAATAAAG ATAAATAA
- the LOC117567453 gene encoding putative mediator of RNA polymerase II transcription subunit 26 isoform X1 yields MTSFNTAAVSMNLDEYYDHFVVPKPEIPKIYPGCSGQTKKRQAAHLQSYKDNDAANDEDDGDDDELELEQTTSIDDEFDSSIQDSTNNQIDYETNEFNQLYEDDNSQKNTEQSTTPATSEASVGSGQQRGQATNNMNRPPGAASIDLNETDGGGNLRAKQRKSKRFVPFNNNNRNRIPVQQRLGTKNHREQFLMRNGSNALFNNHNIDNYNGGLSNAFNHNNNYNNNNANFNINSGNYDNNNNANYNPNMFNSNMNNSNYNNGYNPQQQISINSSNDLQHSLQASREMPNLVRSNSNYNNGYNPQQQISINSSNAFQNSLQTTREMPNLVRFNPVNDNPFYSSLIIERNFENSNLLNSLMNPANQISNNNMQNRLGPQYQARTANDFALGNIREQTNGNTQTRFVPNNSLRLADLVNMDRNTFANMTVAKNAIMLLRTTEQHSADKLINKDK; encoded by the exons ATGACTTCGTTCAACACTGCTGCTGTGTCTATGAATTTAg ATGAATATTACGATCATTTTGTGGTTCCCAAGCCGGAAATTCCCAAAATCTATCCGGGCTGTTctgggcaaacaaaaaaacgacaGGCAGCTCATTTGCAATCCTATAAGGATAATGACGCAGCAAACGATGAAGACGATGGTGATGACGACGAATTGGAATTAGAGCAGACCACATCGATCGATGATGAGTTTGATTCGTCAATTCAGGACTCGACTAATAATCAAATTGACTACGAGACCAAtgaatttaatcaattatacGAAGACGACAATAGCCAAAAGAATACTGAGCAAAGTACCACTCCAGCAACGTCTGAAGCATCTGTTGGATCTGGTCAGCAGCGAGGCCAAGCCACCAATAATATGAATAGACCGCCTGGTGCGGCTTCTATAGATCTCAACGAAACAGATGGAGGCGGAAATCTTCGTGCTAAACAACGAAAAAGTAAACGGTTTGTGccttttaacaataataatcgcAACAGGATTCCTGTTCAACAGCGATTGGGAACCAAAAATCATCGCGAACAGTTCCTAATGCGCAACGGATCGAATGCATTATTCAACAATCACAATATTGACAATTACAATGGAGGCctttcaaatgcatttaaccataacaacaactataataataataatgccaaCTTTAACATAAATAGTGGCaattatgataataataacaatgcgAACTATAATCCAAACATGTTCAATAGCAACATGAATAATTCAAACTATAATAATGGATATAATCCGCAACAACAGATATCCATTAATTCGAGCAATGATTTGCAACATTCACTACAAGCTTCTAGAGAGATGCCAAATTTGGTGCGTTCAAATTCAAACTATAATAATGGATATAATCCGCAACAACAGATATCAATTAATTCGAGCAATGCATTTCAGAATTCACTGCAAACTACTAGAGAGATGCCAAATTTGGTGCGTTTCAACCCTGTTAATGATAATCCGTTTTATAGTTCATTGATTATTGAACGCAACTTTGAAAATTCGAATTTGTTGAATTCGTTGATGAATCCAGCCAATCAAATTtccaataataatatgcaaaatcGCTTGGGCCCTCAATATCAAGCTCGCACAGCGAATGATTTTGCTTTGGGTAATATTCGTGAGCAAACAAATGGCAATACCCAAACCAGATTCGTACCTAATAATTCTTTGCGCTTAGCCGACTTGGTGAATATGGACAGAAACACCTTTGCAAACATGACAGTGGCCAAAAATGCAATCATGTTGCTAAGGACAACGGAACAACATTCAGCAGACAAGCTCATTAATAAAG ATAAATAA
- the LOC117567454 gene encoding cytoplasmic tRNA 2-thiolation protein 1: MPIECKAKCGNRATLKRPKTGDALCKDCFFAAFEAEIHHTIISSNLFRRGEKVAVAASGGKDSTVLAHVLKLLNERHDYGLDLVLLSIDEGITGYRDDSLETVKQNRDDYKMPLKILSYEELYGWTMDRIVAQIGRSNNCTFCGVFRRQALDRGAKLLAVDSIATGHNADDIAETVLMNILRGDTARLRRCTDIRTGGGEDSISRVKPLKYSYEKEIVMYAHYKKLVYFSTECVFAPNAYRGHARAFLKDLEKVRPSVIMDIIYSGEQLRFKDTVKKPVRGICERCGFVSSQQPCKACVLLEGLNRGLPKLGIGKKSKGDRMIAKQNQELALRERANLVKNDF; the protein is encoded by the exons ATGCCCATCGAGTGTAAAGCGAAATGTGGCAACCGGGCCACTTTAAAA CGTCCCAAAACTGGTGACGCACTCTGCAAAGATTGCTTCTTTGCTGCATTCGAAGCTGAAATTCATCACACCATCATATCAAGCAATCTATTTCGTCGAGGAGAGaaggttgctgttgctgcaagcGGTGGCAAGGATTCAACAGTGTTGGCACATGT aTTAAAGCTGCTCAACGAAAGACACGATTATGGCCTCGACCTGGTGCTGCTCTCTATTGACGAGGGAATTACGGGATATCGTGACGACAGTTTAGAGACGGTCAAACAAAATAGAGATGATTACAAAATGCCCCTTAAGATTCTTTCCTACGAGGAGCTTTATGGCTGGACAATGGATCGCATTGTGGCCCAAATCGGACGATCTAACAACTGTACGTTCTGTGGCGTATTTCGTCGTCAAGCTTTGGATCGTGGGGCAAAACTGTTGGCTGTCGACAGCATTGCCACCGGCCACAATGCCGACGACATTGCGGAAACGGTGCTAATGAATATTCTGCGCGGCGACACTGCACGATTGCGTCGCTGCACGGACATCAGAACTGGCGGTGGTGAGGATTCAATTTCACGCGTCAAGCCATTGAAATATAGCTATGAGAAGGAAATCGTCATGTACGCACACTATAAGAAATTGGTCTACTTTTCCACCGAATGCGTTTTCGCACCAAATGCGTATCGCGGCCATGCGCGTGCTTTCCTCAAAGATCTGGAGAAGGTGCGCCCCTCGGTTATTATGGACATAATTTACTCGGGAGAACAGCTGCGCTTCAAAGATACGGTTAAGAAGCCTGTGCGTGGCATCTGCGAACGCTGCGGCTTTGTGTCGTCACAACAGCCGTGCAAAGCATGTGTGCTGCTCGAGGGTCTGAATCGCGGGTTACCCAAGCTGGGCATTGGCAAGAAATCAAAGGGTGACCGCATGATAGCTAAACAGAATCAAGAACTTGCGCTCAGGGAGCGTGCAAATCTAGTAAAAAacgatttttga